One genomic window of Etheostoma spectabile isolate EspeVRDwgs_2016 chromosome 5, UIUC_Espe_1.0, whole genome shotgun sequence includes the following:
- the LOC116690324 gene encoding RUN and FYVE domain-containing protein 1-like, translating into MENGRKTMVLDRLNRRFRDCNLEKVVPEKKLEKLSAHLGRANNRYMSSRAVENFDNQEEGGRQQEKANTQKLRKLNDFWRHAHGIYLQEHQTKLQLRKELEMIKHQLAHEKALKERFIYKAFEADNALRRLQKCLFNIDMAIANEVHNERKQKKVFQKELEELKVAHKISQQRFSAELMVEKDKIKGFQQELKQLEAPYQIDRRDERKLKAEREESDGLQEELENEVPEKMVMKPLRAEGDTLLQQIEEEIQALHKQTLTNQELATKLQAEAEVSQGLRSELTKLKEEQKDETGKLAKETLSMMMDDS; encoded by the exons ATGGAGAACGGCAGGAAGACCATGGTCCTTGACAGATTAAACAGAAGGTTTAGAGACTGCAACCTGGAAAAGGTGGTTCCTGAAAAGAAATTGGAGAAGCTGAGCGCTCACCTGGGAAGGGCCAACAATAGATACATGAGCTCTAGAGCAGTGGAAAACTTTGACAATCAAGAGGAAGGCggcagacagcaggaaaaaGCCAACACGCAGAAATTGAGGAAGCTGAATGACTTTTGGAGGCATGCGCATGGAATTTACCTCCAAGAGCATCAAACGAAGCTGCAGCTCAGAAAAGAACTGGAAATGATTAAACATCAACTAGCTCATGAGAAGGCTCTCAAAGAAAGGTTCATTTACAAAGCGTTTGAAGCAGACAATGCACTAAGGAGGCTGCAGAAATGTCTCTTTAACATCGACATGGCGATCGCCAATGAAGTTCACAAtgaaagaaagcagaagaagGTGTTTCAAAAAGAGTTGGAAGAGCTCAAAGTGGCTCACAAAATCAGCCAGCAAAGGTTCTCAGCAGAGCTCATGGTTGAGAAAGATAAAATTAAAGGATTTCAGCAAGAACTTAAGCAGCTGGAAGCACCGTATCAGATCGACCGAAGGGATGAAAGGAAGCTGAAGGCTGAAAGAGAAGAGAGCGATGGCCTCCAGGAAGAGCTTGAGAATGAGGTTCCAGAGAAGATGGTCATGAAGCCGCTGAGGGCTGAGGGGGACACTCTGCTTCAACAGATAGAGGAGGAGATACAGGCCCTGCACAAACAGACACTGACCAACCAG GAGCTGGCCACTAAGCTCCAGGCTGAGGCCGAGGTCAGTCAGGGCCTCCGATCTGAACTTACCAAGCTCAAAGAAGAGCAGAAGGACGAGACCGGGAAGCTTGCCAAGGAGACTCTCTCCATGATGATGGATGATAGCTGA